From the genome of Streptomyces sp. NBC_01317, one region includes:
- a CDS encoding TIGR03885 family FMN-dependent LLM class oxidoreductase encodes MTVYGFHASHEQVPPGDLLTAVVHAEEAGFTAAMCSDHFSPWSARQGESGFAWSWLGAALQATGRVPFGVVNAPGQRYHPAVIAQAIGSLGAMFPGRFWAALGSGEASNEHITGDRWPRKDLRNARLRECVDIIRALLRGEEVSHDGLVTVDRAKLWTRPESVPPLFGAACSEATAAWCADWADGLITVNAPHEQLRRIADAYRSAGGAGPLYLQAHLSWAPSDDEARALAHDQWRTNVHGPPASWDLDTAELFDVVSEHVSDEQVARSVRVSADLGQHAAWLQEYADLGFDAVMLHHVGQEQEAFIDAFGAKVLPRLDVTEPPPAVAETNPPATGTALKEASR; translated from the coding sequence ATGACCGTTTACGGATTTCACGCCTCGCACGAACAGGTGCCTCCCGGCGACCTGTTGACCGCAGTGGTGCACGCGGAGGAGGCGGGTTTCACCGCCGCCATGTGCTCGGACCACTTCTCCCCCTGGAGCGCCCGGCAGGGCGAATCCGGCTTCGCCTGGTCGTGGTTGGGCGCGGCCCTCCAGGCCACCGGACGCGTACCGTTCGGCGTCGTCAACGCCCCCGGCCAGCGCTACCACCCCGCTGTCATCGCCCAGGCCATCGGCAGTCTCGGCGCGATGTTCCCCGGCCGGTTCTGGGCCGCGCTGGGCAGCGGCGAAGCCTCCAACGAGCACATCACCGGGGACCGTTGGCCCCGCAAGGACCTGCGCAACGCGCGGCTGCGCGAGTGCGTCGACATCATCCGGGCGCTGCTGCGCGGCGAGGAGGTGAGCCACGACGGGCTGGTGACCGTGGACCGGGCCAAGCTGTGGACCCGCCCCGAGAGCGTCCCGCCGCTGTTCGGCGCGGCGTGCAGCGAGGCCACCGCCGCCTGGTGCGCGGACTGGGCCGACGGCCTGATCACCGTGAACGCCCCGCACGAACAGCTGCGGCGGATCGCCGACGCGTACCGCTCGGCCGGGGGAGCCGGACCGCTGTACCTCCAGGCGCACCTGAGCTGGGCCCCGTCCGACGACGAGGCCCGCGCGCTCGCCCACGACCAGTGGCGTACGAACGTGCATGGCCCGCCCGCCAGTTGGGACCTGGACACCGCTGAGCTGTTCGACGTCGTCAGCGAGCACGTGAGCGACGAACAGGTGGCCCGTTCGGTACGGGTCTCCGCGGACCTCGGCCAACACGCCGCCTGGCTCCAGGAGTACGCCGACCTCGGATTCGACGCGGTGATGCTGCACCACGTCGGCCAGGAACAGGAGGCGTTCATCGACGCGTTCGGCGCGAAGGTGCTGCCGAGGCTGGATGTGACGGAGCCGCCGCCGGCGGTCGCGGAGACGAACCCGCCCGCCACCGGGACCGCCCTGAAGGAGGCTTCGCGATGA
- a CDS encoding aldo/keto reductase produces the protein MQYRTLGRTGIKVSPYALGTLMFASAIGNADHEDSIRVIHKALDAGINFVDTADAYGDSEEVVGKALKGRRDHVVLTTKVSRPMGQDPNQQGTSRRWITTAVENSLRRLRTDYIDLYQIHRVDPTTDVEETLSALTDLIRSGKVRAIGSSNTPASGIVEAQWVAERRNLERFRTEQPAYSLLNRGIEREVLPVVQRYGMGALVWGPLAQGLLTGRVRKNEENGLRRAGLFKHLTDERRIDVVEQLIPVAEEAGMPLTHLATAFAIAHPGVTSAIIGPRTTAHLDDLLAGLDVTLTDDILDRIDAIVPPGTDVGALDQAYVPPALETATLRRRALTDRMAA, from the coding sequence ATGCAGTACCGCACGCTGGGCCGCACCGGCATCAAGGTCAGCCCGTACGCCCTCGGCACCCTGATGTTCGCCTCGGCCATCGGCAACGCCGACCACGAGGACTCGATCCGCGTCATCCACAAGGCGCTGGACGCGGGCATCAACTTCGTCGACACCGCCGACGCGTACGGCGACTCCGAGGAAGTGGTCGGCAAGGCGCTCAAGGGCCGACGCGACCACGTCGTACTGACCACCAAGGTGAGCCGCCCGATGGGCCAGGACCCCAACCAGCAGGGCACATCGCGGCGTTGGATCACCACCGCGGTCGAGAACTCGCTGCGCCGGCTCCGGACCGACTACATCGACCTCTACCAGATCCACCGTGTCGACCCCACGACCGACGTCGAGGAGACCCTCTCCGCGCTCACGGACCTGATCCGCAGCGGAAAGGTACGCGCCATCGGTTCCTCCAACACCCCGGCCTCCGGCATCGTCGAGGCGCAGTGGGTGGCGGAACGCCGGAACCTGGAGCGCTTCCGCACCGAGCAGCCGGCCTACTCCCTCCTCAACCGCGGTATCGAGCGCGAGGTGCTGCCCGTGGTGCAGCGGTACGGCATGGGCGCGCTGGTGTGGGGGCCGCTCGCCCAGGGGCTGCTCACCGGCCGCGTGCGCAAGAACGAGGAGAACGGCCTGCGCCGCGCGGGCCTCTTCAAGCACCTCACCGACGAGCGCCGCATCGACGTCGTGGAGCAGCTCATTCCCGTGGCCGAGGAAGCGGGCATGCCGCTGACCCACCTGGCCACGGCGTTCGCCATCGCCCACCCCGGCGTCACCAGCGCCATCATCGGCCCCCGGACGACGGCCCACCTGGACGATCTGCTCGCCGGCCTGGACGTCACCCTCACCGACGACATCCTGGACCGGATCGACGCCATCGTCCCGCCGGGCACGGATGTCGGAGCACTGGACCAGGCGTACGTACCCCCGGCCCTGGAAACCGCGACCCTGCGCCGCCGCGCCCTCACCGACCGGATGGCGGCCTGA
- a CDS encoding TetR/AcrR family transcriptional regulator — protein MRADAQRNVDALLNAARTVFDTSGVDAPAKEIGDLAGVGVGTLYRHFPLRSDLVKAVVETGIDACAAAGPQLSAVHEPWEALTEWLRRFTEFLGTKRGLAPALHSGDPAYAALPGYFLEKVGPALAALLDAASAAGVVRDDVSALDLIHAIANLCVPVPGQGPEYNQRMVAVLVDGLRTP, from the coding sequence ATCCGCGCCGACGCGCAGCGCAACGTGGACGCCCTGCTCAACGCCGCGAGGACCGTCTTCGACACGTCCGGCGTCGACGCGCCCGCCAAGGAGATCGGCGACCTGGCCGGCGTCGGCGTCGGGACCCTCTACCGGCACTTCCCGCTGCGTTCGGACCTGGTCAAGGCGGTGGTGGAGACCGGCATCGACGCCTGCGCGGCGGCGGGGCCGCAGCTCAGCGCCGTACACGAGCCGTGGGAGGCGCTTACGGAGTGGCTGCGCCGGTTCACCGAGTTCCTGGGTACGAAGCGAGGGCTGGCCCCGGCCCTCCACTCGGGCGACCCCGCCTACGCGGCCCTGCCCGGCTACTTCCTGGAGAAGGTCGGCCCCGCTCTCGCGGCCCTGCTGGACGCGGCGTCGGCGGCCGGAGTCGTACGGGACGACGTCAGCGCTCTCGACCTGATCCACGCCATCGCCAACCTGTGCGTTCCCGTGCCCGGTCAGGGGCCCGAGTACAACCAACGCATGGTCGCGGTCCTCGTCGACGGGCTGCGCACGCCTTAG
- a CDS encoding MDR family MFS transporter, giving the protein MDPAVRRLALTVIVGALAVVFDTTIVSVALNDLARELHASLSTIQWVSTAYLLALFVTIPIAGWAQSRLGGKRLWIAALSTFLLGSVLCALAWNAGSLIAFRIVQGVGGGIMMPLVVTLVMQAAKGRNPGKVMAAVTLPTALGPILGPVLGGVILELADWRWLFVVNIPFCLVGIWLAHRNLPDDRPAPDSPRPRLDVTGLLLLSPGVAAVIYGLSRVEGGTGFAGVEVLVPLLGGLALLGAFTARSLTRTTARTTASKTGGALVNLRLFRHRALASSAALGFLAGITLYGAMFLLPLYFQQVRGEDALGAGLLLIPQGVGLLLARTVAGTYTDRLGPRRVALAGFAVVAAATVPFALVTADTSPYLLMAALLVRGFGMGTATIPLTGAAYAGLAHHEIPDASIITRVAQQVGGSVGIAVLAVVLQHTAAGAHTPTALADGFGEAFWWSVAVTAVAVPLCLLLPGRPGPQAAPDATDRTRAAAVNQSAR; this is encoded by the coding sequence ATGGACCCCGCCGTCCGCCGCCTCGCCCTCACCGTCATCGTCGGCGCCCTCGCCGTCGTCTTCGACACCACCATCGTCAGCGTCGCCCTCAACGACCTGGCGCGGGAACTCCACGCCTCCCTCTCCACGATCCAGTGGGTCAGCACCGCCTACCTGCTGGCCCTGTTCGTCACCATCCCGATCGCCGGCTGGGCCCAGTCCCGCCTCGGTGGCAAACGTCTGTGGATCGCGGCCCTGAGTACGTTCCTGCTCGGCTCCGTCCTGTGCGCGCTCGCGTGGAACGCGGGCAGCCTGATCGCCTTCCGCATCGTCCAAGGGGTCGGCGGCGGCATCATGATGCCGCTCGTCGTCACCCTGGTGATGCAGGCCGCCAAGGGCCGCAACCCCGGCAAGGTCATGGCCGCCGTCACCCTGCCCACCGCGCTCGGCCCGATCCTCGGCCCGGTCCTGGGCGGTGTCATCCTCGAACTGGCCGACTGGCGCTGGCTGTTCGTCGTCAACATCCCCTTCTGCCTCGTCGGGATCTGGCTCGCCCACCGCAACCTGCCCGACGACCGCCCCGCCCCCGACAGCCCCCGTCCCCGACTGGACGTCACCGGCCTGCTCCTGCTGTCGCCCGGCGTCGCCGCCGTCATCTACGGCCTTTCGCGGGTCGAAGGCGGTACGGGCTTCGCGGGCGTGGAGGTCCTCGTCCCGCTGCTCGGCGGACTCGCCCTGCTCGGCGCCTTCACCGCCCGGTCGCTGACCCGTACCACGGCCCGTACCACGGCCAGTAAGACCGGAGGGGCCCTGGTCAACCTTCGCCTCTTCCGCCACCGCGCGCTGGCCTCCTCCGCCGCCCTCGGCTTCCTGGCGGGCATCACGCTGTACGGGGCGATGTTCCTGCTCCCCCTCTACTTCCAGCAGGTCCGCGGCGAGGACGCCCTCGGCGCCGGACTCCTCCTCATCCCACAGGGCGTCGGCCTGCTCCTCGCCCGTACCGTGGCGGGCACCTACACCGACCGCCTCGGCCCCCGCCGGGTCGCCCTCGCCGGATTCGCCGTCGTCGCGGCGGCCACCGTGCCGTTCGCCCTGGTCACCGCCGACACCAGCCCGTACCTCCTCATGGCCGCACTGCTCGTCCGCGGCTTCGGCATGGGCACCGCCACGATCCCGCTCACCGGAGCCGCCTACGCGGGCCTGGCGCACCACGAGATCCCCGACGCCAGCATCATCACCCGCGTCGCCCAGCAGGTCGGCGGCTCGGTGGGCATCGCCGTCCTCGCCGTCGTCCTCCAGCACACCGCCGCCGGCGCCCACACCCCGACCGCGCTGGCCGACGGCTTCGGCGAGGCCTTCTGGTGGTCGGTGGCCGTGACCGCCGTCGCCGTACCACTGTGCCTGCTGCTGCCGGGGCGGCCGGGGCCGCAGGCCGCCCCCGACGCCACGGACAGGACCCGAGCCGCCGCGGTTAACCAGTCAGCGCGTTGA
- a CDS encoding TetR/AcrR family transcriptional regulator produces the protein MPERRRGAALEKALLDAAWEELTEHGYARFTMDAVVQRAGTSPSVLYRRWSDRDELVRATIVHTLAESRLGVPDTGSLREDVLTLMREINATRVQLITVMSVHLAGYYQGTGTSPGELLAAGGENPVGVLFERAVARGEITRERLTPRVKALPFDLLRHEVLTTFAPVPDEVLEEIVDTVFLPLVR, from the coding sequence ATGCCCGAGCGGCGGCGCGGAGCGGCACTGGAGAAGGCGCTGCTCGACGCGGCGTGGGAAGAGCTCACGGAGCACGGCTACGCCAGGTTCACCATGGACGCCGTCGTCCAGCGGGCCGGCACCAGCCCGTCCGTGCTCTACCGGCGCTGGTCCGACCGCGACGAACTGGTCCGGGCGACCATCGTCCACACCCTGGCGGAGTCCCGCCTCGGCGTGCCCGACACGGGGAGCCTGCGGGAGGACGTCCTCACCCTCATGCGGGAGATCAACGCGACCCGGGTCCAGCTCATCACCGTCATGAGCGTGCACCTGGCCGGCTACTACCAGGGGACGGGGACCAGCCCCGGCGAACTGCTCGCGGCGGGGGGTGAGAACCCGGTGGGCGTGCTCTTCGAACGGGCGGTGGCCCGGGGCGAGATCACACGGGAGCGCCTCACCCCACGCGTCAAGGCACTCCCCTTCGACCTCCTGCGACATGAGGTCCTGACGACATTCGCGCCGGTGCCGGACGAGGTCCTGGAAGAGATCGTGGATACGGTGTTCCTACCCCTGGTGCGCTGA
- a CDS encoding MDR family MFS transporter, with the protein MPVTGPTAIVSGLRRATRETVSGLPREFWWLWTSTLVNRLGAFVATFMALYLTMDRGYSASYAGLVVSLHGLGGVVSSLVAGVMTDRLGRRPTMLIAQTSTAASVALLGFMHDPLAIAGVAFLVGMTSNASRPAVQAMMADIVRPEDRVRAFSLNYWAINLGFAISSAGAGFVAEYSYLAGFLGEALLTFACAVVVFLKLPESRPVRAKSAAQTSVAPDVGMGAVLRDGRFMSVVGLSFLVSLIFMQGYVALPVAMGTDGFTSADYGLAIAVNGVLIVVMQIPVTRFIEHRDPRRLLILSSLLAGYGFGLTAFADSIAVYALTVCVWSMAEIVNAPTQTGLVVRLSPVHGRGRYQGMYTLSWAASALVAPLVGGFVIDHFGAVWLWGTCAVLGTVAGLGYWLLMRGLGEEKGEDEVVVGAGVEERVEVEPASPAVPSAISPSLGD; encoded by the coding sequence ATGCCAGTCACCGGTCCCACCGCGATCGTGTCCGGGCTGCGGCGTGCCACCAGGGAGACCGTCTCGGGGCTGCCCCGGGAGTTCTGGTGGCTGTGGACGAGCACCCTCGTCAACCGGCTCGGCGCCTTCGTCGCCACCTTCATGGCCCTCTACCTCACGATGGACCGCGGCTACTCGGCCTCGTACGCCGGCCTCGTCGTCTCCCTCCACGGCCTCGGCGGAGTGGTCTCCTCACTCGTCGCCGGGGTGATGACCGACCGGCTCGGGCGGCGGCCGACGATGCTGATCGCGCAGACCTCGACAGCGGCGTCGGTCGCGCTGCTGGGCTTCATGCACGATCCGCTGGCCATCGCGGGCGTCGCGTTCCTGGTCGGGATGACGTCCAACGCGTCCCGGCCGGCCGTCCAGGCGATGATGGCGGACATCGTCCGCCCCGAGGACCGCGTCCGGGCCTTCTCGCTCAACTACTGGGCGATCAACCTCGGCTTCGCCATCTCCTCCGCCGGCGCCGGCTTTGTCGCCGAGTACAGCTATCTCGCCGGATTCCTCGGGGAGGCTCTGCTGACGTTCGCGTGTGCGGTGGTCGTCTTTCTGAAGCTGCCCGAGTCCCGGCCGGTACGGGCGAAGAGTGCGGCGCAGACGTCCGTGGCTCCGGATGTCGGTATGGGGGCCGTGCTGCGCGACGGGCGGTTCATGAGCGTCGTCGGGCTGTCTTTTCTCGTCTCGCTCATCTTCATGCAGGGGTACGTGGCCCTCCCCGTGGCCATGGGAACGGACGGGTTCACCAGCGCCGACTACGGCCTGGCCATCGCCGTCAACGGCGTCCTGATCGTCGTGATGCAGATCCCGGTCACCCGCTTCATCGAACACCGCGACCCACGACGCCTGCTGATCCTGTCCTCCCTGCTCGCGGGGTACGGCTTCGGCCTGACGGCCTTCGCGGACTCGATCGCCGTCTACGCCCTGACCGTCTGCGTCTGGAGCATGGCCGAGATCGTCAACGCGCCCACCCAGACCGGCCTGGTGGTACGGCTCTCCCCGGTACACGGCCGAGGCCGCTACCAGGGCATGTACACACTGTCCTGGGCCGCGTCCGCCCTCGTCGCCCCGTTGGTGGGCGGCTTCGTGATCGACCACTTCGGTGCGGTGTGGTTGTGGGGGACGTGTGCGGTGCTGGGGACGGTGGCCGGGTTGGGGTACTGGCTGCTGATGCGGGGGTTGGGCGAGGAGAAGGGGGAGGACGAGGTGGTTGTGGGGGCTGGGGTGGAGGAGCGCGTGGAGGTGGAACCGGCGTCGCCGGCAGTGCCTTCGGCGATCAGCCCTTCGCTTGGCGACTAG
- a CDS encoding phosphoglyceromutase encodes MADAPYKLILLRHGESEWNAKNLFTGWVDVNLTEKGEEEAVRGGELLKDAGLLPDVLHTSLQKRAIRTAQLALESADRSWIPVQRSWRLNERHYGALQGKDKAQTLAEFGEEQFMLWRRSYDTPPPALEDGTEFSQSADPRYATIPSELRPRTECLKDVVERMLPYWYDGIVPDLLTGRTVLVAAHGNSLRGLVKHLDGISDADIASLNIPTGIPLVYDLDADFHPTNPGGTYLDADAAAAAIEAVKNQGKKK; translated from the coding sequence ATGGCCGACGCACCGTACAAACTGATCCTCCTCCGCCACGGCGAGAGCGAATGGAACGCCAAGAACCTGTTCACCGGCTGGGTGGACGTCAACCTCACGGAGAAGGGCGAGGAGGAGGCGGTGCGCGGCGGTGAGCTGCTCAAGGACGCCGGCCTGCTGCCCGACGTACTGCACACCTCCCTCCAGAAGCGCGCCATCCGCACCGCCCAGCTCGCGCTGGAGTCGGCGGACCGCTCCTGGATCCCCGTACAGCGCTCCTGGCGCCTGAACGAGCGCCACTACGGCGCCCTCCAGGGCAAGGACAAGGCGCAGACGCTCGCCGAGTTCGGCGAGGAGCAGTTCATGCTCTGGCGCCGCTCGTACGACACCCCGCCGCCGGCCCTGGAGGACGGCACGGAGTTCTCCCAGAGCGCCGACCCGCGCTACGCGACGATCCCGAGCGAACTGCGCCCGCGTACGGAGTGCCTCAAGGACGTGGTGGAGCGCATGCTCCCGTACTGGTACGACGGCATCGTCCCCGACCTCCTCACCGGCCGCACGGTCCTGGTAGCGGCCCACGGCAACAGCCTCCGCGGCCTGGTCAAGCACCTGGACGGAATCTCAGACGCCGACATCGCGAGCCTGAACATCCCCACAGGCATCCCCCTGGTCTACGACCTGGACGCAGACTTCCACCCGACCAACCCGGGCGGCACGTACCTGGACGCGGACGCGGCAGCGGCAGCGATCGAAGCCGTAAAGAACCAGGGCAAGAAAAAATAA
- a CDS encoding CBS domain-containing protein has protein sequence MGRESYLLEGRRVTVGDLLEAHYLDVGTKLTFQRPRRGEKHQAAVATGGKLQLSDGQLFRSPSRAAVAAVGGGSFDGWHAWVLDDGKTLDELRQQLLDEAAEEVSETPDEVETGNELFTPAKRHEQLKRARQLADAAKPLSLTVRELVGWWGAMRRGYLITKQIDAELANHSLTTIPDFEKVHFDSTVQLATTAQESGGDADEVVPTSTLVADGPTLDLDDEDEPETGLTVGNLPSALSEVTSIPPDATYEQAITLMVINDYSQLPVISGRSVRGAVTWKSIARARHAKPDATFSDAIITVREVSYDHDLIDILPALADSEFVLVRDQTQRIAGIVTASDVAAAYGSLASPFFLVGELDQRLRRVVMRTFELSDVQQNCDPQGQRGISSFDDLSIGDYQRVLENPALWNLLGWPLDRRIFGKRLGEIRIIRNDLMHFNPDPLPDDAIQKIRNMINLLREYGS, from the coding sequence ATGGGGCGGGAGTCGTATCTCCTGGAAGGCCGCCGGGTAACAGTTGGCGACCTGTTGGAGGCGCATTATCTCGATGTAGGCACCAAGCTGACGTTCCAACGTCCCCGCAGGGGCGAGAAGCACCAGGCAGCGGTGGCGACGGGTGGGAAGTTGCAGCTGTCTGACGGTCAACTTTTTCGGTCTCCATCGCGAGCTGCCGTTGCAGCCGTTGGAGGGGGCTCATTTGACGGCTGGCACGCTTGGGTACTCGATGATGGCAAGACTCTGGACGAACTACGCCAGCAGCTACTTGACGAAGCCGCCGAGGAAGTCTCAGAGACACCGGACGAAGTAGAGACCGGGAATGAGCTGTTTACTCCTGCCAAGCGGCACGAGCAGCTTAAGCGTGCTCGTCAGCTGGCAGATGCAGCGAAGCCACTGTCTCTCACTGTTCGTGAACTCGTCGGATGGTGGGGCGCTATGCGGCGCGGATACTTGATCACCAAGCAGATCGATGCGGAGCTAGCCAACCACAGCCTTACTACCATTCCGGATTTCGAAAAAGTGCACTTCGACTCGACGGTTCAACTGGCCACTACCGCTCAGGAGTCGGGGGGCGACGCAGATGAGGTTGTCCCGACGAGCACCCTGGTTGCTGACGGGCCAACTCTTGATCTTGATGACGAAGACGAGCCGGAGACAGGATTGACGGTTGGCAACCTTCCGTCCGCGCTCTCTGAAGTCACCAGCATCCCGCCCGATGCAACATACGAGCAGGCAATTACGCTCATGGTTATAAACGACTATTCGCAACTGCCTGTTATCAGTGGAAGGAGTGTTCGAGGTGCAGTTACCTGGAAGTCGATCGCCCGAGCCCGTCATGCCAAACCTGACGCGACATTCTCCGATGCGATCATTACCGTCCGCGAAGTCTCTTACGACCATGACCTGATCGACATTCTTCCTGCTCTCGCAGATTCTGAATTCGTTCTTGTTAGGGATCAGACGCAGAGAATCGCCGGTATCGTCACAGCCAGTGACGTGGCAGCCGCTTATGGTTCGCTTGCGAGTCCATTCTTCCTGGTTGGCGAACTCGATCAACGCCTTCGCCGAGTTGTGATGCGAACGTTCGAACTGTCCGATGTTCAGCAAAATTGCGACCCGCAAGGTCAGCGGGGAATTAGTTCATTCGATGATTTGTCGATCGGTGATTACCAGAGAGTTCTGGAAAATCCTGCGTTGTGGAATCTGCTCGGCTGGCCGCTCGATCGGAGGATATTCGGGAAGCGTCTGGGGGAAATTCGAATTATCAGGAACGACCTGATGCATTTCAATCCAGATCCTCTTCCGGACGACGCCATCCAGAAGATTCGCAACATGATCAATCTATTGCGTGAATACGGGTCCTGA